The region cccaCTTGCCTCCCCACAGGAAGTAGAAAAGCATTCGCTCCAGGTCTAAAATACTCCTTCGAGGGGGGATAAAAACAGAACTGATTAATAAAAGCACAGGTAAAATCACAGCTTTAATGATTAAAACCTTGCCCTCAAGAGTCAGCTGTCGTAGTCCCCAAAAACCCAGTCTCTGTCTTACGGTCCCCAGGATTCCACTCCAGTTaccactccctcctcccccccggtCAAACTTTACCCCCAGTACCCTTATGTCCGTTAGTTTAACTGTCAGAGGTAGTCTGGTCAAGTCTGGGTCTGCCCACGGTCCGAAGAATTGGgcctctgtcttgtctctgttcAGTCTCGCCCCAGAGGCTCGACCGTACCAGTCAGTCCTGTCCAGAGTCCTGTCGACAGATAAAAGGTCGGTACATAAAATGTTGACGTCGTCCATATAAAAGACGCACTTGGCGGTCATCCCCCCACTCCCCGGGATACCCACCCCACTGATCCCTTGGTCCCTTCTCAAGACCTGTGCCAGTGGTTCAATACAGGCTACGAACAGAAGAGGAGATAACGGACAGCCCTGACGGACGCCGCAGTGTACTCCCACTGCTTTTGACAGATGCCCATTTACAAGGATTTTGCTGGTGATGTCCCCATACAGCAGTCCCACCCAAGCTAAGAACCTGTCCGGGAAACCCATTTTTTGCAGTACCTTAAAGAGGTACTGGTGCGAGACCCGATCAAAGGCTTTTTCAAAATCTAAATTTAGGACTACAAGCCGCATGTTTCTGTCTCTCGCATAACAGATGGCATCTCGGATCAGTATCAGGCTGTCCGTGATCTTCCTTCCGGGCACGGCACAGGTTTGGTCCGGGTGGATCACCTCCCCTAAAACAGAAGACATTCTGAGTGTTAAAACCTTGGTAAAAAGTTTACAATCAAAGTTTAAAAGGGTTATCGGTCTCCAGTTCTTCAAGTCAGTCCTGTCGTTTTTCTTATATAAAAGAGTCACGATCCCCACTCTAAAACTGTCTGGTAATCTGTCAAGATGTTCAAAGTCGGTAAAAACAGTCAGAAGTTCGTCGGCTAAAACATcccaaaaggtcaaataaaactcCAAAGGGAGGCCGTCCTCCCCCGGTGATTTACCCCTCTTAAAATGTTTCAGTCCTTGTTCGATTTCGGTCCTCGTCAGGTCTTTTGTCAGGTCGTCTGTCTTGGGTAGGGTCTTGTCGATGTATGTTAAAAGGTCCCCCATTGTTTCTTCGCACACATCTTTTACCCCAAACAGTTCCCCATAAAAATCCTCAACTACTTCCTTTATTCCTTCTGTATCTGTTTTTAAAACCccatctttattttttaaacgagTCATTAACCTACCCTTACTAACTATTTTCTTTAAAAAGTACCTAGTgcacttctccccctcttctaatTCCCTTTCCTTACTTCTTAAAATAACCCCCTTGCTTCTCTGTTCAGCTAAAAATGCCATTTCCTTTTTTACTTCTTTAATTTCTTGGTTAAAATCAAGGCCCTGTTGGCATAGGTTAAAATACCTTTCCAGTCGCTTTTGCAGTCCCACCATGCATCTATCTTTTTCTTTACTTTTTTTCTTTCCTATCTCTCTAAAGAAGGTCCTCGTCCTTCCCTTCACCATTTCCCACCACTGTGCTCGCGTGTCAAAGAAGTCCTGTAGCGTCTGCCACTGGCTGAACTGCTCCCTGTACTGGCTAACTACTTTATCATCTTCTAAAAGGGAACAGTTCAATTTCCAGGGCCCTCTTCCCACAGTCACACCCGAAGATAGTGAAAGGGTGCACGTCAGCATTACGTGATCTGAGAAGAAAGCAGGGGTTATTCTAGCATCAGTTGGGGGACAGTCCCGGGTAAACAGATAATCGATGCGAGAGGCTCTGGTGCCGTCACCACTGGTCCAGGTGAAGCCCTCCTCTCTTGGATGCAGGGTtttaaaacagtcagtcagtttaAAATCCCTGCACAGCCCTTGCAATAAAACACTTGACCTGTCTACCTTAAAATCCCCTCCTGCCCCTCTCCTGTCTGCTCTACTTAAAACACAGTTAAAATCCCCACCCACCACTAGAGGATCCCTCCCTAGCATGTGGGACTGCAGGTCTTCTAAAAGTGTGCACCGGTCATGTTTGTCATTAAAACCATACACATTTAGCACGTTAAAATCCCTCCCCATAAAAGTACAATTGGCTAAAAGAGCACGCCCACCTACCACCACCGTGCTCCCCTTCACCACCACCTGTGGGGTCTTGATTAAAATGGCAACACCGTCGTTCTTGTTAAAATTGGAACCACTCCAAATGGAGGGCCCGTGCTGCCACTTATCCTCCCATTTCCTGTAAGAGGATAAAAAGGGTAGACCACACTCCTGTAGTAAAAACACATCAGAGTTAAACCTTTCTAAAAAGGATAAAACCGACTGTGCTCTTGTTACCGTTCTTACGCTCCTCACATTTATAGTGGTGATTTTAAAAGCCATAAAAGGGGTGAGTAAAAACAGTGCTAAAAGAAGAAGCATTGAGCAGTTAAAAGGGGGTTAGTTCTCagggactttctctctctccctccggggTAAGGGAgtttggaggggagaggaggttaaAATAGGGCTTAAAAAGGAGACTTGATTGGGGGAGTTGGAGGGGAAGGTTCTGGGTTCTTCCTCCCCCTGAGAGCTCTCCCACTCCACCTTTCCTTTTTTCTCCTCACCCTGTTCGGGGTCAGAGAGCTCCTCAGCGTTTCTTTTACGTAGGGGGAGGTGTTCCTTCAgaatctccccctcctctcccgtaCCTTCTGACACAGTCTCCATGGTGCTTTCCGACACCGACCCTATAATATCTGACCCACTTGGGGAGCTTTTACTGAACATCTCTCCGGAGCCGTCTTTCTCGGCCCTTTCTCCTTCAGGGGTCACATTAGTCTGGGGCAGGGGGATTGGGGTGGGGAGGGTTTTGTCCTCTCCTCCCACTTCTTCCACCACTACACCTTCCGCGCCctccactacagccaccaccaccaccaccggctCCACAACTatctcctccaccaccactactgcctcctcctccaccaccaccggcTCCTCCACTACCACCTCGGCAACTGCCGTTCCAGCCCTCTGGCGCTCGGAAGCCCGGTCCGCGGCCGCCCACTCCCTCCTTCCCGCCTTGGCCCTGTTGGCCCAGGAGGAGGGGCAGTCGCGGATGAGGTGGGACCGTTCGCCACAGAGGTTGCACGACCTTCCGTTCGTGCACTCCTCGTAGCGGTGGCCCACCTCCCGGCACTTCATGCAGACGACCTTCTGACAGGCGTCTGCAAGGTGGCCATGTTCACCACACTTACGGCACAGCTTGGGCTGGTCCTGGTAGTGAACATGGCCCCTGTTCTCTCCGAGGACTATGGTGGATGGGATGGCTTTCAACCCACCATAGCCCCCAgggtcctccctttgctggacAGTGACCCTCCAGGCCCCTGTCCAGATCCCATCGAGGTCTTTTACCTGGATCAGGGGGCCCTTCACGTTGCAGTACCTGTCCAGCCATACTGCAACGTCCTCCGGCTGTACGGTTTCATTGTACATGCGGATAATAACGGTTTTAATGCTATTATCCGTCAGCTTGGTCACCTCAAACATTGCTGTGAGGGACCCCTGGGTGTTCAGGGCGTTCTGGAGTTTCCCCCAGAACTCCCTCAGGAAGCTGGCGTTGGCAAAACTGACATCGAAGCCCTTCCTATAGGGGAGGGCTAAGATGCAGTTTACCTGCGCGGGATGAAAGCCGAGCTCTTTCTGGAGGAATTTTCTGGAGAAATCCAATCGGGATAACTCCATTATTTTTCCTCCCTTCTCCTTTAGAAGGAGGCGCACTGCATGGTGCCTCCTCATGCCAGCCTGTGCTGCTGACATGATGGAGGCCCACTCcctttacagcccaacaccagtgaaagggggaagagggggggagggagaagaaggaggggGGTGTAAAACAGCCGAGGAACTAGCAGGCTCAGCCAGGCTGTGCTGAACAGGTCCTACCAGTAGCACGGGACACACAACAAACTATCTAGCACAGCACCAAACTAATCTTATCAACAATGGGAAGGGACACAAGGATATTTTTTTgggatatttttatatttttataattAAAGACACGAAGGGGAAGGACAAAAATAGACAAAAACCAAACAAGGTGCGGGGGAGGGGCAAACTAACAAACAAATTTAGGTGAGGGGAAAATAAGGAGAAAACAAAAGGGGCACTGACCAACACAAAACCCTGCCAAGCTTGAGGGCCGAGAGAGCTAGCCAGCCTCACCAGCAGACCAGGCCAAGCCAACCAGCTAGCGAGCCTCACCAGCAGACCAGGCCAAGCCAACCAGCTAGCAAGCCTCGCCAGCAGACCAGGCCAAACCAGCTAGCAAGCCTCACCAGCAGACCAGGCCCACCAGCCAGCGAGCCCCACCAGCAGACCAGGCCAAGCTAGCCAGCTAGCGAGCCCCGCCAGCAGACCAGGCCAAGCCAACCAGCCAGCAAGCCGGCCAGCAAAGGTCCCCCAGTTGGCGACACAAAACAAGAAACAGAAACAAAAGGCAGTTTTTAGGGGGTGAACTAACAAATACAAGGTGGATAGGGACAAGGAAAATACAGTCAGACAAACACGCGACAATGCAATGCCTGCCGCGCCTCAAGGGCTAGCCGGCAATACAACACTCAAAACAGTAGGAGTAATTGAAGGGGGGGGAGGGTAGGATacaaaggggaggagaggtacAAAACAGGACAAACAAGGGGAAAActgaaatgtaaataaaataagaAAGAAAAAGGACCAGAGGGCCTTTAAACTCACCCTACAGGTGCTGGTGCACCTGTAGTCCACCACCAGAACCACCACCTAACCCAGGacaaaaacaacagtgaaacaaTACAACAATAATGATTTTGAACAAAAATAATTAGCACAACTCCGGCGCCCTCCGGCCTGCGATCACTTCTCTGATCAAGTGCAGCACTGTTGAGGTCACTACACGTGATCTtagccaaaaggccgagaagcgaaCAATCTTCTTGGGCCACTATAACTATTTTGACAATTTgattggtcccctctaccacacggaacccactaatctaccgacgaaAACGCATagggtggctaaaaacagacctccatcttctgctagcttgctacccatggctcggctagctgtctgaatcgctgttactccaaccaacctcactactcactggacccttatgatcactcggctaagcatgcctctccttaatgtcaatatgccttgtccattgctgttctggttagtgtttattggcttatttcactgtagagcctctagccctgctcattataccttatccaacctttcagttccaccacccacacatgcgatgacatcacctggtttcaattatgtttctagagacaatatctctttcatcatcactcaatgcctaggtttacctccactgtattcacatcctaccatacctttgtctgtacactataccTTGAATCTATTTTATCacccccagaaacctgctccttttactctttgTTCCGGACGTCCTAGATGTCCAACTGTCATGGCTTTTAGCCGTATCCTTATCctcctactcctctgttcctctgacgatgtagaggtgaatccaggccccgGAATAGGAGTGGATTACTTCTTTGGAGTGGATGACTTTTTTGATGaattctgtaactgtaaaagccttgatTTCAtgtatgttaacattagaagcctcctccctaagtttattttattcactgctttggcacactctgccaacctggatgtctTAGCCgcgtctgaatcctggcttaggaagaccaccaataactctgaaatctccatcccacaacattttcagacaagatagaacggccaaaggggggcgagttgcaatctactgcagagatagcctgcatagttctgtcctactatccaggtctgtacccaaacaatatgaacttctacttttaaaaatccacctctctaaaaataagtctctcaccattgccgcctgctatagaccgccctctgccccagctgtgcactggataccatatgtgaactgattgcccccctatctatcttcagagctcgtgctgttaggtgacctaaactgtgacatgcttaacaacctggccatcctacaatctatgcttgatgccctcaatctcacacaaattatcaatggacctaagcaggtacaaccccaaagccgtaaacacgggcaccctcatagatgtcatcctaaccaacttgccctctaaatacacctctgctgttttcaaccaagatctcagcgatcactgcctcattgcctgcatccgtaatgggtcagcggtcaaacgacctccactcatcactattaaacgctccctgaaacacttcaacgaacaggcctttctaatcgacctggactgggtatcctggaaggataaagagatcttctgttgaatctgacaattaatcttaatggttgtacagtcgtctcaaataaaactgtgaaggacctcggcgttactctggaccctgatctctctttttacgaacatatcaagactgtttcaacgacagctttttttccatctacgtaacattgcaaaaatcagaaactttctgtccaaaaatgatgaagaaaaatgtatccatgcttttgttacttctaggttagactactgcaatgctctactttccggctacccggataaagcactaaataaacctcAGTtaatgctaaatacggctgctagaatcctgactagaaccaaaaaatgtgatcatattactccagtgctagcctccctacactgctaacctacaaagcattacatgggcttgctcctacctatctctctgatttggtcctgccgtacatacctacacgtacgctacggtcacaagacgcaggcctcctaattgtccctagaatttctaagcagacagctggaggcagggctttctcctatagagctccatttttagggaatggtctgcctacccatgtgagagacgcaaactcggtcttctttactgaagactcatctcttcagtgggtcatatgattgagtgtagtctggcccaggagtgtgaaggtgaacggaaaggctctggagcaacgaaccgcccttgctgtctctgcctggctggttcccctctttccactgggattctctgcctctaaccctattacagggactgagtcactggcttactggtgctctttcatgccgtccctaggaggggtgcgtcacttgagtgggttgagtcactgatgtgatcttcttgtctgggttggcacccccccttgggttgtgccgtggcagagatctttgtgggctatactcggccttgtctcaggatggtaaattggtggttgaagatatccctctagtggtgtgggggctgtgctttggcaaagtgggtggggttatatccttcctgtttggccctgtccgggggtatcatcggatggggccacagtgtctcctgacccctcctgtctcagcctccagtatttatgctgcagtagtttgtgtcgggggggtaggggcagtttgttatatctggagtacttctcctgtcttatccggtgtcctgtgtgaatttaagtatgctctctctaattctctctttctttctctctctcggaggacctgagccctaggaccatgcctcaggactacctgacatgatgactccttgctgtccccagtccacctggccgtgctgctgctccagtttcaactgttctgcctgtgattattattatttgaccatgccggtcatttatgaacatttgaacatcttggccatgttctgttataatctccacccggcacagccagaagaggactggccacctctcatagcctggttcctctctaggtttcttcttgggttttggcctttctagtgagtttttcctagccaccgtgcttctacacctgcattgcttgctgtttggggttttaggctgggtttctgtacagcactttgagatatcaactgatgtacgaagggctatataattacattttattttgatttgatatcaacctcatcccgtcagtagaggatgcctggttattgtttttaaatgccttcctcaccatcgtAAAAAAAAGCATgtcccattcaagaaatttagaaccaagaacagatatagcccttggttctctccagacctgactgccctaaaccaacacaaaaacatcctatggcgttctgcattagcatcgaacaacCCCCGTGAAatgcaactttttagggaagttaaaaaccaatatacacaggcagttaaaaaagccaaggctagctttttcaagcagaaatttgtttcctgcaacacaaactcaaaaaagttctgggacattgtaaagtccatggagaacaagagcacctcctcccagccgcccactgcactgaggataggaaactctgtcaccaccaataaatccacaataattgaaatgttcaaaaaacatttttctacgtctggccatgctttccacttggcCACCCCTACCCCAAACAACAGCactgtaccccccacagcaactcgctcaagccttccccatttctccttctcccaaaacCAATCAGCTGAtgctctgaaagagctgcaaaatctggacccccacaaatcagccgggctagacaatctggaccctttctttctaaaattatctgcagaaattattgcaacccctattactagcctgttcaacctccctTTCCCAAAGATTgtaaagcagctgcagtcatccccctcttcaaaggtgggGACACTCttgatatctatcctaccctgcctttctaaggtcttcgaaagccaagttaacaaacagatcaccgaccatttcgaatcccttctccactatgcaatctggtttcagagctggtcatgggtgcacctcagccacactcaaggttctaaacgatatcttaaccgccattgataagaaataatactgtgcagccgtattcattgacctggccaaggctttcgactatatcaatcaccacatcctcatcggcagactcaacagccttggtttctcaaatgattgcctcgcctggttcaccaactacttctccgacagagttcagtgtgtcaaatctgagggcctgttgtccgggcctctggtagtctctatgggggtgcgtcagggttcaattcttgggccgactctcttctctgtatatatcaatgatgtcgctcttgctgctggtgagtctctaattcacctctacgcagacaccattctgtatacttcattgtgttaacaaccctccagacgtgcttcaataccatacaactctccttccgtggcctccaactgctcttaaatgctagtaaaactaaatgcatgctcttcaaccgatcgctgcctgcagctgcctgcccgtccagcatcactactctggatggttctgacttagaatatgtggacaactacaaatacctaggtgtctggttagactgtaaactcttcttccagactcacataaaacatctccaatccaaagttaaatctagaattggcctatttcgcaacaaagcatccttcactcatgctgccaaacataccctcgtaaaacagaccatcctaccgatcctcgacttcggcgatgtcatttacaaaatagcctccaacacccaactcaacaaattggatgcagtctatcacagtgccatccgttttgtcaccaaagccccatatactacccaccactgtgacctgtacgctctcgttggctggccctcgcttcatactcgttgccaaacccactggatccaggtcatctacaagaccctgctaggtaaagtcccgccttatctctgcTCACCATAGCTGCATCCaaccgtagcacgcgttccagcaggcatatctcacttgtcacccccaaagccaattcctcctttggtcgcctctccttccaggtctctgctgccaatgactggaatgaactacaaaaatctctgaaactggaaacacatctccctcactagctttaagcaccagctgtcagagcagctcacagatcactgtaaatagctataaatagcccaaacaactacctcttccctgactgtatttatttattttgctcctttgcaccccagtatttctactttgcacactaatctgtcaaatctaccattccagtgttttacttgctatattgtatttacttcgccaccatggcctatttattgccgttACCTCCCTTatttcacctcatttgctcacattgtatatagacttatttttcaactgtattattgactgtatgtttgttttacaccatgtgtaactctgtgttgttatatgtgtcgaactgctttgctttgtattggccaagtcgcagttgtaaatgagaacttgttctcaacttgcctacctggttaaataaaggtgaaatcattttttcttttttaaatatatgtaaatatattcACAGGACACTCAAATTCCCTCATCTCTTTTCCTACATCAGATATGCAGGTGACATTTCCACCTGGATGACAGCACACGAGACGGAGATGCCCTTCATCCGAGGGAATGCCTGACCATTCTCAGATGTTAGATAACCGAGATGATCACGTCATTTACATTCCAGCCATTGTCAGCTCGATTTGACTACTTCAACTCACACCCTGCTGGAATCCCTGCATTCTCAGGTTCCTCTGTTATTAATCTCTATATTGTAATCAATAAAGTGTTTCAAAATGCTGTACTTTTATTAACATATGTTCAGATCATTCCTGAGAGAGAAGGGGTGTAATATCTCCAGATGGGCGTGTGCTACCCTTCCTCACCCATGCCAACAAGATGTTACTTCTTGTGGGGTCTTTGCCTTGAAAGTAAGTTTGAAACTATAATTCATGTACAATTAACCTAGTGAAAGTATACCGACTAAAAGGCAAAACAGAACTGTCAAATTATATTATAGCTGTGTCGTTGTATACTTGCAAATTAGAATCTTAGTGTAACAATTTTGTTGGGGAAAATGAAATGCCCATCACATTTTTTACCCAGTTAGCTGAATGTTTTCTGGAGGAGTAATTGTCTTTTCAAATATGGACGAAGATGTTAACATCATGAGAGAAGAAATAGCAGTCACTCTCCTCTTAAACACTGGTATGTTCCATTTCTAATTTCATATAATTGTAGAAAAAACTAAACATTTATATGGATCTTTTAAGGTTATCTTTGATCCAACTTCTGACTAGATGGCCACTAAAACACATGTATTTAAATAATTATGTTACAAGAAACCTATACTATTCCCTTGCTCCCTGTTTGcccagaaaaacacatgtaaaGATGAATAGACTACTTGACATTATGTTTTGCTAGATGACCTGAGCCACTTCTGTGGGGAGGTGGACAATAATGAGGAAGACACTAACTGGGTAATTGCTTGTTCACTTGTTGCAGCTTTCCAATACTTGTTTGTTATTTGTCTTTTTATATTTGATTTAGTCATTTTATATCTTATTATGCAAAGATGGAAATTTGTATTTCTAATTTAATGTTTGTTAAAATTTTACTTTGATGTTTTTCTGTTATTGTGTATTATCATTATTTTCTTAAACATTACAAAATGGGAGGGCAGAATTTCAGCAGGCAAGAAAATAGCCTTGCTGAAATCCTTCCCAcccccttctaatttccttaattttgtggctCGAGTCAAATACTTTTTGTGGCACACtccagagtcaaatactttctatagaacaaactccACATCAGGAAAAGCAACTGAAATTAAAGTGTGTTATATTGAAACAGATGAAGTAGTAAAATGtaggcaagcaataaacatttcagaacaactactagtcaaataagacatgggagagatgacgaattttggtagagatttatttatagactaatacacttgaaacaaatagccaaaccaaaaactgcagacattactagTGCCTCCCCGCAATCACACAGACATAAAAATATAAAGTGAAACACAGCCTAACTTGAtcagaaatctcaactagcaagtaacagcaatgaagaattgagtgCGTGCGCGTTCACgcgagggggtggggggggattcTGGCAGGAGGGAACTTTTCGGCACAACACCGGCACCTCCCAATTTACAAATGAAGTACtaatctcagcaaaaaaagaaacgtcttctcactgtcaactgcgtttattttcagcaaacttaacatgtgtaaatatttgtatgaacataacaagattcaacaacagacaaactgaacaagttc is a window of Oncorhynchus kisutch isolate 150728-3 linkage group LG3, Okis_V2, whole genome shotgun sequence DNA encoding:
- the LOC116367759 gene encoding uncharacterized protein LOC116367759, producing MSAAQAGMRRHHAVRLLLKEKGGKIMELSRLDFSRKFLQKELGFHPAQVNCILALPYRKGFDVSFANASFLREFWGKLQNALNTQGSLTAMFEVTKLTDNSIKTVIIRMYNETVQPEDVAVWLDRYCNVKGPLIQVKDLDGIWTGAWRVTVQQREDPGGYGGLKAIPSTIVLGENRGHVHYQDQPKLCRKCGEHGHLADACQKVVCMKCREVGHRYEECTNGRSCNLCGERSHLIRDCPSSWANRAKAGRREWAAADRASERQRAGTAVAEVVVEEPVVVEEEAVVVVEEIVVEPVVVVVAVVEGAEGVVVEEVGGEDKTLPTPIPLPQTNVTPEGERAEKDGSGEMFSKSSPSGSDIIGSVSESTMETVSEGTGEEGEILKEHLPLRKRNAEELSDPEQGNGRISGSTGPPFGVVPILTRTTVLPF